One segment of Spiroplasma cantharicola DNA contains the following:
- the rnc gene encoding ribonuclease III, whose product MTIRKFLLSEFGIEIKDEAYYNEALTHNSFSNENRLAKNYQRLEFLGDAILQMKVSEYIYKLFPKSNEGLLTKYRSSIVKKDTLAEISRKINLGKLIRLGIGELDSKGYEKDSILSDVYESMTAAIYLDQGEKILDKWLKKTIFSDYVINQFLDKSHDFKSELQELIQLEIRSELSYVVVSQEKLENNTTLFIVNAVLEGMVFGTGKGSNKKQAEQEAAKNALSKIKKTK is encoded by the coding sequence ATGACAATTAGAAAATTTCTTTTAAGCGAATTTGGAATTGAAATTAAAGATGAAGCTTATTATAATGAAGCATTAACTCACAATTCTTTTTCAAATGAAAATAGACTTGCTAAAAACTATCAAAGACTCGAATTTCTTGGAGATGCAATTTTGCAAATGAAGGTAAGTGAATATATTTATAAGCTTTTCCCAAAATCAAACGAAGGTTTATTAACAAAATATCGAAGCTCAATTGTTAAAAAAGATACACTAGCTGAAATATCAAGAAAAATAAATCTTGGTAAATTAATTAGATTAGGAATTGGAGAATTAGATTCTAAAGGATATGAAAAAGATTCAATTCTTTCTGATGTATATGAATCAATGACAGCAGCCATATATTTGGATCAAGGTGAAAAAATTCTTGATAAATGATTAAAAAAAACTATTTTTAGTGATTATGTAATTAATCAATTTCTAGATAAATCTCATGATTTTAAATCTGAATTGCAAGAACTTATTCAATTGGAGATAAGAAGTGAATTATCATATGTTGTTGTTAGTCAAGAAAAACTTGAAAATAATACAACTTTATTTATAGTTAATGCTGTTCTTGAGGGAATGGTATTTGGAACTGGAAAAGGAAGCAATAAAAAGCAAGCAGAACAAGAAGCTGCAAAAAATGCTTTATCAAAAATTAAAAAAACTAAATAA
- the pstB gene encoding phosphate ABC transporter ATP-binding protein PstB — MASDKIIENENLEKEDLEILSEEKIFQKPKKVPIKQRQNVIEIEGFNFYYNSGSKQALFDINMAIKENTVTAFIGPSGCGKSTLLRSINRMNDLVDNIAVDGKIVVHSKDIYEKGMDVVKLRTEVGMVFQKANPFPMSIYDNVAFGPRNQGISDKNILNQIVEDSLKKAALWDDVKDYLKDSALGLSGGQQQRLCIARAIAMRPKILLMDEPTSALDPIATLKVEELILKLKNEYTIVIVTHSMAQATRVSDYTAFFLHGELIEYDRTKKIFTNPKDQKTEDYISGRFG, encoded by the coding sequence ATGGCTTCAGATAAAATCATAGAAAATGAAAATTTGGAAAAAGAAGATTTAGAAATCTTATCAGAGGAAAAAATATTTCAAAAACCTAAAAAAGTTCCAATAAAGCAAAGACAAAATGTAATAGAAATTGAAGGATTTAATTTCTATTACAATTCTGGTTCAAAGCAAGCTTTATTTGATATAAATATGGCAATTAAAGAAAATACAGTTACTGCATTTATTGGACCTTCTGGATGTGGAAAATCTACATTATTGAGATCAATCAATCGAATGAATGACCTTGTAGATAATATTGCAGTAGATGGAAAAATTGTAGTTCACTCTAAAGATATATATGAAAAAGGGATGGATGTTGTTAAGTTAAGAACTGAAGTTGGTATGGTATTTCAAAAAGCAAATCCATTCCCTATGTCAATTTATGACAATGTCGCATTTGGTCCTAGAAATCAAGGAATTTCAGATAAAAATATTTTAAATCAAATTGTTGAAGACTCATTGAAAAAAGCAGCTTTATGAGATGATGTAAAGGATTATTTAAAAGATTCAGCACTGGGATTAAGTGGTGGTCAACAGCAAAGATTATGTATTGCAAGAGCGATAGCAATGAGACCAAAAATTTTATTAATGGATGAACCAACAAGTGCATTAGATCCGATTGCAACGCTAAAAGTTGAAGAACTTATACTAAAATTGAAAAATGAATATACAATAGTAATAGTAACACATTCAATGGCACAAGCCACAAGGGTGAGCGATTATACAGCGTTCTTCTTACATGGTGAATTAATTGAATATGATAGAACAAAAAAAATATTTACAAATCCAAAAGATCAAAAAACAGAAGATTATATTTCAGGAAGATTTGGATAG
- the ylxM gene encoding YlxM family DNA-binding protein, with protein MINQDIQKTANLAELYDYYKNLLTEKQGHYFELYFFEDLTLQEIAEEFGVSRNAIYDSINKTSLLLNDLEKKLNLKSKNNKLKEILDKAKIDKISKADLIIELEKTL; from the coding sequence ATGATTAATCAAGATATACAAAAAACTGCTAATTTAGCTGAACTTTATGATTACTATAAAAATTTATTAACTGAAAAGCAAGGACACTATTTTGAACTATATTTTTTTGAAGACTTAACGTTGCAAGAAATTGCTGAAGAATTTGGAGTTTCAAGAAATGCAATTTATGATAGTATTAACAAAACTTCTTTACTACTAAATGATTTAGAAAAAAAGTTAAATTTAAAATCTAAAAATAATAAGCTTAAAGAAATTTTGGATAAAGCAAAAATTGATAAAATTTCAAAAGCAGATTTAATTATAGAATTGGAGAAAACTTTATAA
- the ftsY gene encoding signal recognition particle-docking protein FtsY, producing the protein MGFWSNLKERREIKKQQKEIKKEQKKHKKEHKKTLTFSTDIKKLSKRYKEPNNEFFEDLENILIRTDMGMKMVLEISNRVRKKAKAKHSFDQIKEILVEEIYETYNSGRKYNDKLNYKDGRLNIFIMVGVNGVGKTTSIAKIANYYSNMDKKVLIAAADTFRAGAVEQLQEWCDKRLKNVDLIKSVNNSKDPASVVFDGIKKAMEDKYDLLLIDTAGRLQNKEHLMKELEKMTKIIQKSVSDGPHERLLVIDAQTGQNGISQAKAFSETTNVSGIVLTKMDGTSKGGIALAIKDILNIPVKLIGTGETVNDIEEFDVDNYIWELTSDFMEENIND; encoded by the coding sequence ATGGGATTTTGGAGCAATTTAAAAGAGCGTAGGGAAATTAAAAAACAGCAAAAGGAAATCAAAAAAGAACAAAAAAAACATAAAAAAGAGCACAAAAAGACTTTAACATTTTCAACTGATATTAAAAAATTAAGTAAACGTTATAAAGAACCAAATAACGAATTTTTTGAAGACTTAGAAAATATTTTAATTAGAACTGATATGGGAATGAAAATGGTTTTAGAAATATCAAATAGAGTTAGAAAAAAAGCAAAAGCAAAACATTCTTTTGATCAAATAAAAGAAATCCTTGTTGAAGAAATCTATGAAACATATAATAGTGGTCGTAAATATAATGATAAATTAAACTATAAAGATGGTAGATTAAATATCTTTATAATGGTTGGGGTTAATGGTGTTGGAAAAACAACAAGTATTGCTAAAATTGCAAACTATTATTCTAACATGGATAAAAAAGTTCTAATTGCAGCAGCAGATACATTTAGAGCAGGAGCAGTTGAACAACTTCAAGAGTGATGTGATAAAAGACTTAAAAATGTTGATTTAATAAAATCTGTAAATAATTCTAAAGACCCTGCAAGTGTTGTTTTTGATGGTATTAAAAAAGCAATGGAAGATAAATATGATTTATTATTAATTGATACAGCTGGAAGACTTCAAAATAAAGAACACTTAATGAAAGAGTTAGAAAAAATGACAAAAATTATTCAGAAAAGTGTTTCAGATGGTCCACATGAAAGATTATTAGTTATTGATGCACAAACTGGTCAAAATGGTATTAGTCAAGCAAAAGCATTCTCAGAAACAACAAATGTTTCTGGGATAGTTCTTACAAAAATGGATGGAACAAGTAAGGGTGGAATTGCTTTAGCTATCAAAGATATTTTAAATATTCCTGTTAAATTAATTGGAACAGGTGAAACTGTCAATGATATAGAAGAATTTGATGTAGATAATTATATTTGAGAGTTGACATCTGATTTTATGGAAGAAAATATAAATGATTAA
- the ptsS gene encoding phosphate ABC transporter substrate-binding protein, with the protein MTRKISIILLTFLSVILCLWIWSAAAPKKAIILGGSTSVNPFMQKLTKEYYNKSEKVDFVYNSTGSQAGVGGVEKDMYTAGFISKDINDKTLTKGNNFLQICENSNECDFNPEVIKEIEKGEKDNSYIALEFAIDAIGVIYNPPTYWNQKIELKENKEITLNDLMNFDFKKEDEADKELLKKAYSGNYSWEELATELVNSHQWENNKDAYNEIINLINGQSKTKLITFTREDGSGTRSAFSDLTKIKDMSSSNVVNSNGSMIENMSKSPSLGYVSNGFLGQLSQSGIVKLAGFNGYKLPIGIDNDNPLEWSDQDKEWKSWESSSSESVINGLITDEFIKTVYDFKRPFIAIFNSYNKKLDQLIELFNFVNSNDSNEVFKSEGLVKNMKYKSLGGTSND; encoded by the coding sequence ATGACAAGAAAAATAAGCATAATATTACTGACTTTTTTATCAGTAATATTATGTCTATGAATATGAAGTGCAGCTGCTCCTAAAAAGGCAATTATTTTAGGTGGAAGCACTAGTGTTAACCCGTTTATGCAAAAACTTACAAAAGAATATTATAATAAATCAGAAAAGGTAGACTTTGTTTATAATTCAACAGGTAGTCAAGCTGGAGTTGGTGGTGTTGAAAAAGATATGTATACAGCAGGTTTCATATCTAAGGATATAAATGATAAAACTTTAACTAAAGGAAATAATTTTTTACAGATATGTGAAAATTCGAATGAATGTGACTTTAATCCAGAAGTTATAAAAGAAATTGAAAAAGGTGAAAAAGATAACTCTTATATAGCATTAGAGTTTGCAATTGATGCAATTGGAGTAATCTATAATCCTCCAACTTATTGAAATCAAAAAATTGAATTAAAGGAAAATAAAGAAATTACTTTAAACGATCTTATGAATTTTGATTTTAAAAAAGAAGATGAAGCAGACAAAGAATTATTGAAAAAAGCTTATAGTGGAAATTATAGTTGAGAAGAATTAGCAACTGAGTTAGTAAATTCACACCAGTGAGAAAATAATAAAGATGCTTATAATGAAATTATAAATTTAATAAATGGTCAATCAAAAACTAAGTTAATAACTTTTACAAGAGAAGATGGTTCTGGAACAAGATCAGCATTTTCTGATTTAACTAAAATAAAAGATATGTCTTCTTCAAATGTTGTTAACTCAAATGGTTCAATGATTGAAAATATGAGTAAAAGTCCAAGTCTAGGTTATGTTTCAAATGGATTCTTGGGTCAATTATCTCAAAGTGGTATTGTAAAATTAGCGGGATTTAATGGTTATAAATTACCAATAGGAATAGACAATGATAATCCTTTAGAATGGTCAGATCAAGATAAAGAATGAAAGAGCTGAGAATCATCATCTTCTGAATCTGTTATTAATGGATTAATTACAGATGAATTTATTAAAACTGTCTATGATTTTAAAAGACCATTTATTGCAATATTTAACTCATACAATAAAAAGTTAGACCAATTAATCGAACTTTTCAATTTCGTGAATAGTAATGATTCAAATGAAGTATTTAAAAGTGAAGGACTTGTGAAAAACATGAAATATAAGTCTTTAGGAGGTACTTCTAATGATTAA
- the phoU gene encoding phosphate signaling complex protein PhoU, which produces MSYNKILDSDIKTIKRELIRLVEATKSQYANTFESLKSQNLELAQEVVNGDIKINDLQNSFTKMALWKIAKQQMVAGDLRLAVGGVLISREIERIADVAKHICAFTIKYNPQPIEIEYISKMFDLVNKMLNIISVLIDNYDNDQHQKVLKAEEQLSIEFSNLSNILATRISDSKNATESRKIITIVRQLKNLERAGECLINIEETLQFIRTGKFEELQESMINNLTTKK; this is translated from the coding sequence ATGTCATATAACAAAATACTTGATAGTGATATCAAAACTATTAAACGTGAATTAATAAGATTAGTAGAGGCTACAAAATCTCAGTATGCAAATACTTTTGAATCTTTAAAATCACAAAATCTTGAATTAGCACAAGAGGTAGTTAATGGTGATATTAAAATAAATGATTTACAAAATAGTTTCACAAAAATGGCTTTATGAAAAATTGCAAAACAACAAATGGTAGCTGGTGATTTAAGATTAGCAGTTGGAGGAGTTTTAATTAGTCGTGAAATTGAAAGAATTGCTGACGTTGCTAAACATATTTGTGCCTTTACTATTAAATATAATCCCCAACCAATTGAAATCGAATATATTTCAAAAATGTTTGATTTAGTTAATAAAATGCTAAATATAATATCTGTTTTAATTGACAATTATGACAATGATCAACATCAAAAAGTTTTAAAAGCTGAAGAACAATTGAGCATTGAATTTTCTAATCTTTCAAATATTCTAGCGACTAGAATATCAGATTCTAAAAATGCAACTGAATCTAGAAAAATAATAACAATTGTGAGACAGTTGAAAAACTTAGAAAGAGCTGGAGAGTGCTTAATTAATATTGAAGAGACATTGCAATTTATTAGAACTGGTAAATTTGAAGAACTTCAAGAATCAATGATTAATAATTTAACTACTAAGAAATAA
- the pstA gene encoding phosphate ABC transporter permease PstA has product MIKNNVKSLPKAKTSKMDLSTKISVFFITTIVLVILAVLVGYILYKSVPVFKEFSFFKFLFSGMWAPARDGEDGSYGLGKIILSTLMMLFLTLLFAIPLTIFSSLFITEYLKNRTKKFVITMIQLLAGIPSVVFGLFALDQIGPIFVAMGAPTSGNMMTASFTLAFMALPTMISLSVNAIESVPEGHRFASLGLGMTKEKTTFGVVLVAAMPKIITAIITGVARIIGETMAVILIAGNSTKGLNTGDGFFGFIFSSIRTLAGTIGLEMLENHGTTHESALYAIGMVLFVIVIFINLLIIAVGNINNKKTKSIKNLKHKKTKSIKNNYRYDNHNLNILVHTYTEKRFAKKVNSFILNFFMISSTAIIVGFTSWILLTVMIKGIGGFDSAAFVEIEGQRSGIFALLFTTILLVLATIIFAIPLALIVAIYLAEYAHKDSKFAKVIRFSINVLASTPSIVFGVFGLSLFVVGMGIPMSIFAASLTMTIVILPSMITNFEDSITGVPLLYKEAAYGMGMTKTGVLLKVIIPNSTKGLVTATILAVARIIGESAPVYLTLGTAVRMPSEGFFSSGATLTTQIYMMASEGNDPHTLGVAYQIALVTIFLVLGLNFLSKYIGFKLNPINKKISIKMRFKLFIGMFTWTSIKKVSLKTKKDTISLYKKWINFFNFKRMKIYIKNAKTRNKVIKTIKSESKLKSKSKNKTEIKESEN; this is encoded by the coding sequence ATGATTAAGAATAATGTAAAGAGTTTGCCAAAAGCAAAAACCTCTAAAATGGATTTATCAACAAAAATATCAGTTTTTTTTATAACTACAATTGTTTTAGTTATACTAGCAGTCTTGGTTGGATATATATTATATAAATCTGTTCCTGTATTTAAAGAATTTTCATTTTTTAAATTCTTATTTTCTGGGATGTGAGCACCAGCAAGAGATGGTGAAGATGGGTCGTATGGATTAGGTAAAATAATATTATCAACGTTAATGATGTTATTTTTAACGTTACTTTTTGCAATACCATTAACAATTTTTAGTTCACTCTTTATTACTGAGTATTTAAAAAATAGAACTAAAAAGTTTGTAATAACTATGATTCAACTATTAGCTGGAATACCATCGGTTGTTTTTGGACTATTTGCTTTAGATCAAATTGGACCAATTTTTGTTGCAATGGGTGCACCTACAAGTGGGAATATGATGACAGCAAGTTTTACATTAGCATTTATGGCTTTGCCAACAATGATAAGTTTATCTGTTAATGCAATTGAATCAGTGCCTGAGGGACATAGATTTGCTTCATTAGGTTTAGGAATGACAAAAGAAAAAACTACTTTTGGTGTAGTTTTAGTTGCAGCAATGCCTAAAATTATTACAGCAATTATTACAGGTGTTGCTAGAATAATTGGTGAAACGATGGCTGTTATTTTAATAGCTGGGAATTCAACAAAAGGATTAAACACTGGTGATGGTTTCTTTGGATTTATTTTTTCTTCAATTAGAACATTAGCAGGAACAATTGGTTTAGAAATGTTAGAAAATCATGGAACAACTCATGAGTCAGCACTTTATGCAATTGGTATGGTTTTATTTGTAATAGTTATCTTTATAAATTTATTAATAATTGCTGTAGGAAATATTAATAATAAAAAGACAAAATCAATTAAAAATTTAAAACATAAAAAGACAAAATCAATTAAAAATAACTATCGTTATGATAATCATAATTTAAATATTCTTGTGCATACTTACACTGAAAAAAGATTTGCAAAAAAAGTAAATAGTTTTATTCTAAATTTCTTTATGATATCTTCAACTGCAATAATTGTTGGATTTACCAGCTGAATTTTATTGACAGTTATGATTAAGGGAATTGGTGGTTTTGATTCAGCAGCTTTTGTTGAAATTGAAGGACAAAGAAGTGGAATCTTTGCTTTATTATTTACAACTATACTATTAGTTTTAGCAACAATAATATTTGCAATACCATTAGCTCTAATAGTGGCAATATATTTAGCTGAGTATGCTCATAAAGATAGCAAGTTTGCAAAAGTAATAAGGTTTTCAATAAACGTTCTTGCCTCTACACCAAGTATTGTTTTTGGGGTATTTGGATTAAGTTTATTTGTTGTTGGTATGGGAATACCAATGTCAATATTTGCAGCAAGTTTAACTATGACAATTGTTATTTTGCCATCAATGATAACAAACTTTGAAGATTCAATTACTGGTGTGCCATTACTTTATAAAGAGGCTGCTTATGGTATGGGAATGACAAAGACAGGAGTTCTTTTAAAAGTAATTATACCCAATTCAACAAAGGGACTTGTTACAGCAACTATTTTAGCTGTAGCAAGAATTATTGGAGAATCAGCGCCTGTTTATTTAACATTAGGAACTGCTGTAAGAATGCCTTCAGAGGGATTCTTCTCATCAGGAGCAACATTAACAACTCAAATTTACATGATGGCATCTGAAGGAAATGATCCTCATACTTTGGGAGTAGCTTATCAAATAGCTCTAGTAACAATATTCTTAGTTTTAGGATTGAATTTTTTAAGTAAATATATTGGATTTAAGTTAAATCCAATTAATAAAAAAATTTCAATAAAAATGCGATTCAAATTATTTATTGGAATGTTTACTTGAACAAGCATTAAAAAGGTTTCTTTAAAAACAAAAAAAGATACAATATCCTTGTATAAGAAATGAATAAATTTCTTTAATTTTAAAAGGATGAAAATATATATTAAAAATGCTAAAACTCGAAATAAAGTTATAAAAACAATTAAGAGTGAGTCCAAATTAAAATCCAAAAGTAAAAATAAGACAGAAATAAAAGAGAGTGAGAATTAA
- a CDS encoding AAA family ATPase → MIFLKKIEAFGFKSFAEPTTLNFDFSMTGIVGPNGSGKSNINDAIMWALGEQSYKSLRGDSIDDIVFSGSSEKKPLNMAEITLVFDNSNKAFSSLEYNEVSITRKFFKLTKESEYYINGSRVRLKDIQDVALETGLTKSSLAIISQGSISNFVESKPEDRRRLFDEAAGVARYKKRKEEAIRKLIRSQENLDRLNDIINEIERKLPTLKKQSKKAESYKEFFDELKNIEVSVLVNDIKLYKQKILEINEQKTELKLQISSLEKQISKRSEEFNTIANSNYEKEKELSSLNKGFTKIVEKIGELKVSRITLESKKNKVDIDDKEFKISDLKNKSKELEIRLEAEEQKLSKLLKDKVEKREKLDEASEKRFKLNQDLDSIRKQLAKTESSLETLLARKNSFDNLFEGVKNILENRSTLSGIMGTVQELITVNKNYEVALLTAIQNGLQNIVVKSTTDVKLSIDFLKNNKAGYATFLPLDNLKPSFINNETRFIIQKSKGFIGFGNELVKIDKKYQVVLDYLLSNYLVVDEYENAIELSKITNQKFNIVTLDGQRILPHGAIIGGSRKSKNVVLNDSVQIQEYENRKIELDEKELATSKEVEVLSSTIEVLREEIAEIQTSIGASRNSSQLIEKEATEVKDEFRIITGKELDGGQQEFQSIDEQIIKIISQISAQETLKDEIQQQINVIRSLKDKSNERQNNLNSIINEDRGLLSSLKDKYSNLNSDATLMQEKQGNATARLAQNYNLTFEAALELNTNLVETESEVRDRINYLRKEINLLGNVNLDSIDEYQEENDRYQTYVDQTQDVIESIKNLKDAIGDMDQQMIIQFKKIIKDVNGVLPDTFATLFGGGTASIIYTNPDDILNTGIDLKIAPPGKKIANLNLLSGGEKSMVALSVLFSILKVKPIPLVILDEVEAPLDIANVERFAKYIKTFTKSTQFMIVTHRMGTMENCDTLFGATMEQKGITKLVQIKLIEAKKLSNTN, encoded by the coding sequence ATGATATTCTTAAAAAAAATTGAAGCGTTTGGGTTCAAGTCTTTTGCTGAGCCTACTACTTTAAATTTTGATTTTTCAATGACAGGGATTGTAGGTCCTAATGGTAGCGGTAAGTCTAATATAAATGATGCTATTATGTGAGCTCTTGGAGAACAGTCATATAAATCACTTCGTGGAGATTCAATTGATGATATTGTATTTTCAGGAAGTAGTGAAAAGAAACCATTAAACATGGCAGAAATTACCCTTGTATTCGACAATAGTAATAAAGCGTTCAGTTCATTAGAATATAATGAAGTGTCAATTACAAGAAAATTTTTCAAATTAACAAAAGAATCTGAATATTATATAAATGGTAGCAGAGTTAGATTGAAAGATATTCAAGATGTTGCTTTAGAAACTGGATTAACTAAATCAAGTTTGGCAATTATTTCTCAAGGTTCAATTAGTAACTTTGTTGAATCAAAACCTGAAGATAGAAGAAGACTTTTTGATGAAGCAGCAGGAGTTGCTCGTTATAAAAAAAGAAAAGAAGAGGCTATTAGAAAACTAATAAGGTCACAAGAAAACTTAGATAGATTAAATGACATAATAAATGAAATTGAAAGAAAATTACCAACTTTAAAAAAACAATCAAAAAAAGCAGAGTCTTATAAAGAGTTTTTTGATGAACTTAAAAACATTGAGGTTTCTGTTCTTGTAAATGATATAAAACTTTACAAACAAAAAATTCTTGAAATCAATGAACAAAAAACTGAATTAAAATTACAAATTAGTTCTTTAGAAAAGCAAATAAGTAAAAGAAGTGAAGAATTTAATACTATTGCTAATTCAAATTATGAGAAGGAAAAGGAATTATCAAGTCTTAATAAGGGATTTACTAAAATTGTTGAAAAAATCGGTGAGTTAAAAGTTTCAAGAATTACTTTGGAATCTAAAAAAAATAAAGTTGATATTGATGATAAAGAATTTAAAATCTCTGATTTAAAAAATAAATCAAAGGAATTGGAAATTAGATTAGAAGCTGAAGAGCAAAAACTTTCAAAATTATTAAAAGACAAAGTTGAAAAAAGAGAAAAACTTGATGAAGCAAGTGAAAAACGTTTTAAATTAAATCAAGACTTAGACTCAATTAGAAAACAACTTGCAAAAACTGAATCTAGTTTAGAAACTTTATTAGCAAGAAAAAATTCTTTTGATAATTTATTTGAGGGAGTTAAAAATATTCTTGAAAATAGATCAACTCTATCAGGAATTATGGGAACTGTTCAAGAGTTAATTACTGTAAATAAAAATTATGAAGTTGCACTTTTAACTGCAATTCAAAATGGTTTACAAAATATTGTTGTTAAATCCACAACAGATGTAAAATTATCAATTGATTTCTTGAAAAATAATAAAGCAGGTTATGCAACATTTTTACCACTTGATAATTTAAAACCAAGTTTCATTAATAATGAAACAAGATTTATTATTCAAAAATCAAAAGGGTTTATTGGTTTTGGAAATGAACTTGTAAAAATTGATAAAAAATATCAAGTAGTTCTAGATTATCTTTTATCAAATTATTTAGTTGTTGATGAGTATGAAAATGCAATTGAGCTTTCAAAAATTACAAATCAAAAATTTAATATTGTTACTTTAGATGGTCAAAGAATTTTACCACATGGTGCAATAATTGGAGGAAGTAGAAAAAGTAAAAATGTAGTTTTAAATGATTCAGTTCAAATTCAAGAATATGAAAATAGAAAAATAGAACTTGATGAAAAAGAACTAGCAACTTCAAAAGAGGTAGAAGTCTTAAGTTCTACAATTGAAGTTCTTAGAGAAGAAATTGCAGAAATTCAAACTTCAATTGGAGCTTCAAGAAACTCTTCTCAACTAATTGAAAAAGAAGCAACAGAAGTTAAAGATGAATTTAGAATTATCACTGGTAAAGAACTTGATGGTGGTCAGCAGGAATTTCAATCAATAGATGAACAAATAATTAAAATTATTTCTCAAATATCTGCACAAGAAACTTTAAAAGATGAAATTCAACAGCAAATTAATGTTATTAGATCTCTAAAAGATAAATCAAATGAAAGACAAAATAACTTGAATTCAATAATAAATGAGGATAGAGGTTTATTATCTTCATTAAAAGATAAATACTCAAATTTAAATTCTGACGCAACTTTGATGCAAGAAAAACAAGGAAATGCAACAGCAAGATTAGCACAAAACTATAATTTAACTTTTGAAGCTGCTTTGGAGTTAAATACTAATCTTGTTGAAACAGAAAGTGAAGTTAGAGATAGAATTAACTATTTAAGAAAAGAAATTAATTTATTAGGAAATGTTAATTTAGATTCAATTGATGAATATCAAGAAGAAAATGACAGATATCAAACATATGTTGATCAAACTCAAGATGTTATTGAATCTATAAAAAATTTAAAAGACGCAATTGGTGATATGGATCAACAAATGATAATCCAATTCAAAAAAATAATCAAAGATGTTAATGGAGTATTACCAGATACATTTGCAACATTATTTGGGGGGGGAACTGCGTCTATCATTTATACAAATCCAGATGATATTTTAAACACAGGTATTGATTTAAAAATTGCTCCACCAGGTAAAAAAATTGCAAATCTAAATTTATTAAGTGGTGGAGAAAAATCAATGGTAGCATTATCTGTTTTATTCTCAATCTTAAAAGTGAAACCAATTCCATTAGTTATTCTAGATGAGGTAGAAGCTCCTCTAGATATTGCAAACGTTGAACGTTTTGCAAAATACATTAAAACATTTACTAAGAGTACACAATTTATGATTGTTACTCATAGGATGGGTACAATGGAAAACTGTGACACTTTATTTGGAGCAACAATGGAACAAAAGGGTATTACAAAACTTGTTCAAATTAAGTTAATTGAAGCAAAAAAATTATCAAATACAAATTAG